In one window of Macaca thibetana thibetana isolate TM-01 chromosome 5, ASM2454274v1, whole genome shotgun sequence DNA:
- the SOWAHB gene encoding ankyrin repeat domain-containing protein SOWAHB, producing the protein MARELSQEALLDFLCQAGGRVTNAALLSHFKSFLRDPDASPSQHQHRRELFKGFVNSVAAVRQDPDGTKYVVLKRRYRDLLGEEGLQRPREPPAAPHSAGGAAPCSPRGARGGQSPQQQPRRRRREKEPEEEPAGAAARAADAACNGLPVSGSRAAPGKGGGSKGSPGQRAPVPATAAAGAQAGARCAAAGTQGHCCWECLQNNLAGLPGELGALPDSATAEEKPARALPAQDGRGASREPEEGALAEPAPVPATHRSPLATVEAATSRASPPALLPGPAPRGDQPELLIPSSLHYSTLQQQQQRTREWVARHPQVPEARDQGPVRAWSVLPDNFLQLSLEPGSTEPNSEPPDPRLSSHSLFPVVPDEPWESWAGNPSLTVFRSIRCQLSLQDLDDFVDQESHGSEESSSGPKDSPGASEEGLQVVLGTPVRGKLRNPAGGLSVSRKEGRPSWSPQDLRNRGDGHISQQVPAGANGLAGHPLEPLPWPVPKLRRSLRRSSLAGRAKLSSSDEEYLDEGLLKRSRRPPRSRKPSKAGTAPSPRVDAALSPKLAEVKAVVAERGWRHSLWAPSGEGPAAWAPHRTSEHKSSLVPLDAREHEWIVKLASGSWIQVWTLFWEDPQLALHKDFLTGYTALHWIAKHGDLRALQDLVSGAKKAGIVLDVNVRSSCGYTPLHLAAIHGHQGVIKLLVQRLASRVNVRDSSGKKPWQYLTSNTSGEIWQLLGAPRGKPIFPVYPLVGSSSPTRKAKSKEISRSVTRKTSFAALLKSQHNKWKLANQYEKFPSPREREEYSD; encoded by the coding sequence ATGGCCCGAGAGCTGAGCCAGGAGGCACTACTGGACTTTCTGTGCCAGGCTGGGGGCCGCGTGACCAACGCTGCCTTGCTGAGCCACTTCAAGAGCTTTCTCCGAGACCCTGACGCGTCCCCCAGCCAGCACCAGCACCGCCGCGAGCTCTTCAAGGGCTTCGTCAACTCGGTCGCCGCAGTGCGCCAGGACCCCGACGGCACCAAGTACGTGGTGCTCAAGAGGAGGTACAGGGACCTTTTAGGGGAGGAGGGGCTGCAGCGACCCCGCGAGCCGCCCGCGGCCCCCCACAGTGCAGGGGGAGCTGCGCCCTGCTCCCCGCGAGGCGCGCGCGGGGGGCAGTCGCCCCAGCAGCAGCCCAGGCGGCGGCGGCGCGAGAAGGAGCCGGAGGAGGAGCCAGCAGGTGCAGCAGCCAGAGCCGCCGACGCAGCTTGCAATGGACTCCCGGTCAGCGGCTCCCGCGCGGCACCCGGGAAGGGCGGCGGATCGAAGGGCAGTCCCGGACAGAGGGCGCCGGTGCCCGCAACTGCAGCGGCAGGGGCCCAGGCGGGAGCGAGGTGCGCGGCGGCGGGGACACAGGgccactgctgctgggaatgccTCCAGAACAACCTGGCGGGGCTCCCGGGAGAGCTCGGCGCGCTCCCGGACTCCGCCACCGCCGAGGAGAAGCCTGCACGGGCTCTGCCTGCCCAGGATGGCCGCGGGGCTTCCAGGGAGCCGGAAGAAGGAGCGCTGGCTGAGCCCGCGCCTGTGCCTGCAACGCATCGCTCGCCTCTCGCCACCGTCGAGGCTGCGACGAGCAGGGCTTCCCCGCCTGCTCTCCTGCCCGGCCCCGCCCCACGCGGAGACCAGCCGGAGCTGCTGATCCCCAGCTCTCTGCATTATTCGaccctgcagcagcagcagcagcgcacTCGAGAGTGGGTGGCCAGGCACCCGCAGGTGCCGGAGGCCCGTGATCAGGGCCCTGTCCGCGCCTGGTCGGTGCTGCCAGACAACTTCCTCCAGCTGTCCTTGGAACCTGGCTCCACGGAGCCTAACTCAGAGCCGCCAGACCCCCGCCTTTCCTCGCACTCTCTCTTTCCTGTTGTTCCGGATGAGCCCTGGGAATCCTGGGCGGGGAACCCTTCATTGACTGTCTTTCGCAGCATTCGTTGTCAGCTGTCCCTCCAAGATCTGGATGACTTTGTGGACCAGGAGAGTCATGGCAGTGAGGAGAGCAGCAGCGGGCCCAAAGACTCACCAGGGGCTTCTGAAGAGGGGCTGCAGGTTGTCTTGGGAACCCCAGTTCGGGGGAAGCTCAGGAATCCAGCTGGGGGCCTTTCTGTATCTCGGAAGGAGGGCAGGCCCAGTTGGAGCCCTCAGGATCTCAGAAACAGAGGAGATGGTCACATCTCTCAGCAGGTTCCTGCGGGGGCTAATGGCCTTGCAGGTCACCCCCTGGAGCCTTTGCCTTGGCCAGTTCCTAAGTTAAGGAGGTCCCTCAGGAGGAGCTCTCTGGCAGGGAGAGCCAAATTGTCCTCCTCTGATGAGGAGTACCTTGATGAGGGCTTGCTGAAAAGAAGTCGGCGCCCACCTCGATCCAGGAAGCCCTCCAAGGCAGGAACAGCACCCAGCCCAAGGGTTGATGCAGCTTTATCACCAAAACTTGCAGAGGTTAAGGCTGTTGTGGCTGAGCGGGGTTGGCGACACAGCTTGTGGGCCCCCAGTGGGGAGGGGCCTGCAGCCTGGGCCCCCCACAGAACTTCTGAGCACAAATCATCCCTGGTTCCCCTAGATGCCAGGGAGCATGAGTGGATTGTGAAGCTTGCCAGTGGCTCCTGGATTCAGGTGTGGACTTTGTTCTGGGAGGACCCTCAACTGGCCTTGCACAAAGACTTTCTGACTGGGTACACTGCCTTGCACTGGATAGCCAAACATGGGGACCTCAGGGCTCTTCAGGACTTGGTCTCTGGAGCAAAGAAGGCAGGGATTGTCCTTGATGTAAATGTGAGGTCCAGTTGTGGATATACCCCGCTGCATCTTGCAGCCATTCACGGCCACCAGGGGGTCATCAAATTGCTAGTGCAAAGGTTGGCTTCTCGGGTAAATGTCAGGGACAGCAGTGGGAAGAAGCCATGGCAGTATCTAACCAGTAATACCTCTGGGGAAATATGGCAGCTGTTGGGAGCCCCTCGGGGCAAGCCCATTTTCCCTGTCTATCCCTTAGTTGGAAGTTCTTCCCCGACCAGAAAGGCCAAGAGCAAGGAAATATCTAGAAGTGTCACCCGAAAGACTTCCTTCGCTGCCCTACTCAAAAGTCAGCACAACAAGTGGAAACTGGCCAACCAGTATGAGAAATTCCCCAGTccaagggaaagagaagagtaCAGTGACTGA